A genomic stretch from Nitrospira defluvii includes:
- the msrB gene encoding peptide-methionine (R)-S-oxide reductase MsrB, protein MPAHIEIGPIVKVTKTDDEWKKQLSPAAYQVLRHEDTERAFTSPLHDNHQPGIYHCAGCDLPAYSSEHKFDSGTGWPSFWQPIDPKVVETRTDSKFFMTRTEVHCARCGGHQGHVFNDGPRPTGLRYCINGLSLKFVAS, encoded by the coding sequence ATGCCGGCACACATAGAGATCGGACCGATCGTGAAAGTCACCAAGACCGACGACGAGTGGAAGAAACAGCTGTCCCCTGCCGCCTACCAAGTCCTCCGGCACGAGGACACTGAACGGGCATTTACCAGCCCGTTGCACGACAATCACCAGCCCGGCATCTACCATTGCGCCGGCTGCGACCTCCCGGCCTATTCGTCGGAACATAAGTTCGATAGCGGCACCGGCTGGCCAAGTTTCTGGCAACCGATCGATCCGAAGGTGGTGGAGACGCGCACCGACAGTAAATTCTTTATGACGCGCACAGAAGTCCACTGCGCTCGCTGCGGCGGCCATCAAGGCCATGTGTTCAACGACGGCCCCAGACCTACTGGTCTGCGGTATTGCATCAATGGCCTGTCTCTGAAATTTGTCGCGTCGTGA